From a region of the Triticum aestivum cultivar Chinese Spring chromosome 7D, IWGSC CS RefSeq v2.1, whole genome shotgun sequence genome:
- the LOC123170219 gene encoding uncharacterized protein isoform X2: MCRYQQDGRDLEEAPSSSPRLVAVCVDSSKNSVSAFKWAVEETVAGNRSSQPQPIVLVHVKQPAQPHVREILLPFRVFCARKGVFCMDAVLDDGHGDVARSIVEFVARGVVEKLVVGATGRGLFRRFMAADDIPTAITKGAPDFCDVYVVGEAGKVSSVRASTDKSPLWPEIRRLAEAAENFWSEIRDLGEAAASPPAGRDRLGRRYGGPVSMPDSILQENQELRRANETLAQRQEVHTRMILMLFAELGKEPPRELLHNMETPSNMNGRQEPVTFNTLFHKQ; the protein is encoded by the exons ATGTGCAGGTACCAGCAGGATGGCCGGGATCTGGAAGAGGCGCCGTCGAGCTCGCCGCGGCTGGTGGCGGTGTGCGTCGACAGTAGCAAGAACAGCGTGAGCGCGTTCAAGTGGGCCGTCGAGGAGACGGTCGCGGGGAACAGGAGCAGCCAGCCCCAGCCCATCGTCCTCGTCCACGTCAAGCAGCCGGCGCAGCCGCACGTCAGGGAGATCCTCCTCCCGTTCCGCGTCTTCTGTGCGCGCAAAGGC GTCTTCTGCATGGACGCGGTGCTGGACGACGGCCACGGCGACGTGGCCAGGTCGATCGTCGAGTTCGTGGCGCGCGGCGTCGTCGAAAAGCTCGTCGTCGGCGCCACCGGGAGGGGCCTCTTCCGAAG GTTCATGGCGGCCGACGACATCCCGACGGCCATCACCAAGGGCGCGCCCGACTTCTGCGACGTATACGTGGTCGGCGAGGCCGGCAAGGTCTCGTCCGTTCGAGCCTCCACGGACAAGTCCCCGCTTTGGCCGGAGATACGCAGGCTCGCCGAGGCGGCTGAGAATTTCTGGTCGGAGATACGCGACCTCGGCGAGGCGGCCGCTAGTCCACCGGCGGGACGTGACCGGCTGGGGCGCCGATATGGCGGGCCAGTTTCCATGCCCGATAGTATATTGCAAGAGAATCAGGAGCTCCGTCGTGCCAACGAGACTCTGGCACAGCGGCAAGAAGTCCACACCCGGATGATTTTG ATGCTTTTCGCGGAGTTGGGTAAAGAACCGCCCCGGGAGCTCCTACACAATATGGAAACTCCGAGCAATATGAATGGACGACAAGAGCCTGTTACTTTCAACACCCTGTTTCACAAACAGTGA
- the LOC123170219 gene encoding uncharacterized protein isoform X1 produces the protein MCRYQQDGRDLEEAPSSSPRLVAVCVDSSKNSVSAFKWAVEETVAGNRSSQPQPIVLVHVKQPAQPHVREILLPFRVFCARKGVFCMDAVLDDGHGDVARSIVEFVARGVVEKLVVGATGRGLFRRRFMAADDIPTAITKGAPDFCDVYVVGEAGKVSSVRASTDKSPLWPEIRRLAEAAENFWSEIRDLGEAAASPPAGRDRLGRRYGGPVSMPDSILQENQELRRANETLAQRQEVHTRMILMLFAELGKEPPRELLHNMETPSNMNGRQEPVTFNTLFHKQ, from the exons ATGTGCAGGTACCAGCAGGATGGCCGGGATCTGGAAGAGGCGCCGTCGAGCTCGCCGCGGCTGGTGGCGGTGTGCGTCGACAGTAGCAAGAACAGCGTGAGCGCGTTCAAGTGGGCCGTCGAGGAGACGGTCGCGGGGAACAGGAGCAGCCAGCCCCAGCCCATCGTCCTCGTCCACGTCAAGCAGCCGGCGCAGCCGCACGTCAGGGAGATCCTCCTCCCGTTCCGCGTCTTCTGTGCGCGCAAAGGC GTCTTCTGCATGGACGCGGTGCTGGACGACGGCCACGGCGACGTGGCCAGGTCGATCGTCGAGTTCGTGGCGCGCGGCGTCGTCGAAAAGCTCGTCGTCGGCGCCACCGGGAGGGGCCTCTTCCGAAG AAGGTTCATGGCGGCCGACGACATCCCGACGGCCATCACCAAGGGCGCGCCCGACTTCTGCGACGTATACGTGGTCGGCGAGGCCGGCAAGGTCTCGTCCGTTCGAGCCTCCACGGACAAGTCCCCGCTTTGGCCGGAGATACGCAGGCTCGCCGAGGCGGCTGAGAATTTCTGGTCGGAGATACGCGACCTCGGCGAGGCGGCCGCTAGTCCACCGGCGGGACGTGACCGGCTGGGGCGCCGATATGGCGGGCCAGTTTCCATGCCCGATAGTATATTGCAAGAGAATCAGGAGCTCCGTCGTGCCAACGAGACTCTGGCACAGCGGCAAGAAGTCCACACCCGGATGATTTTG ATGCTTTTCGCGGAGTTGGGTAAAGAACCGCCCCGGGAGCTCCTACACAATATGGAAACTCCGAGCAATATGAATGGACGACAAGAGCCTGTTACTTTCAACACCCTGTTTCACAAACAGTGA